A genomic region of Sulfuricurvum sp. IAE1 contains the following coding sequences:
- the purT gene encoding formate-dependent phosphoribosylglycinamide formyltransferase → MLFSAPLKSNSKKIMLLGSGELGKEVAIEAQRLGIEVVAVDRYKNAPAHLVANHSHVVNMQDKEAVLKLIRKEKPDYILPEIEAISIEALFEAEKEGFCVIPNAEAVNKTMNRKNIRKFAAEDLGLKTSRYHFVSTYEAMCEAAEDVGFPCVIKPVMSSSGHGQSIAKTRDDLIASWEIAKEARGDASELIVEEFIRFDYEITLLTARNGNETVFCEPIGHIQKGGDYVFSWQPMEMSKKALKRSQKIAKAITDGLGGKGLFGVELFVKGDEVYFSEVSPRPHDTGMVTLITQSQSEFALHVRAVLGLPLGFTFYGEGASAAFKSEAESTTPVIDVADELFDEKTFVRVFGKPEAHAGRRMAVLLVLDRADKALKKAKKLIKKIKDA, encoded by the coding sequence ATGCTCTTTAGCGCACCTCTCAAAAGCAATTCCAAAAAAATCATGTTGTTAGGCTCCGGCGAACTCGGCAAAGAGGTCGCGATCGAAGCACAGCGGCTGGGGATCGAAGTCGTCGCGGTCGACCGCTACAAGAACGCTCCGGCTCACCTCGTCGCCAACCATTCGCACGTCGTGAACATGCAGGACAAGGAAGCGGTGCTCAAACTGATCCGCAAGGAAAAACCCGATTACATCCTCCCCGAGATCGAGGCGATCAGTATCGAGGCGCTGTTCGAAGCGGAGAAAGAAGGGTTTTGCGTCATCCCCAACGCCGAAGCGGTGAACAAAACGATGAACCGTAAAAACATCCGCAAATTTGCTGCCGAGGATCTGGGACTTAAAACAAGCCGTTATCATTTCGTGAGCACCTACGAAGCGATGTGTGAAGCGGCCGAAGACGTCGGATTCCCCTGTGTCATCAAGCCGGTCATGAGCTCTTCGGGGCACGGGCAAAGTATCGCGAAAACACGCGATGACCTCATCGCGTCGTGGGAAATCGCCAAGGAAGCCCGCGGCGATGCGAGCGAACTGATCGTTGAGGAATTTATCCGTTTCGACTACGAGATCACCCTTCTCACCGCGCGAAACGGCAATGAAACAGTATTTTGCGAACCGATCGGCCATATCCAAAAAGGGGGCGATTACGTTTTCAGCTGGCAGCCGATGGAGATGTCCAAAAAAGCTCTTAAACGTTCCCAGAAGATTGCCAAGGCGATTACCGACGGACTGGGGGGCAAAGGGCTTTTCGGCGTTGAACTGTTCGTTAAAGGGGATGAGGTCTATTTCAGCGAAGTGAGCCCCCGTCCGCACGATACGGGGATGGTCACCCTCATCACCCAAAGCCAGAGCGAGTTTGCGCTCCACGTACGGGCCGTCCTGGGATTGCCTCTGGGCTTCACCTTCTACGGCGAAGGGGCGAGCGCGGCGTTCAAATCCGAAGCCGAATCGACAACGCCGGTAATCGACGTCGCCGATGAGCTCTTCGACGAAAAAACGTTTGTCCGCGTGTTCGGCAAACCCGAAGCGCACGCCGGGCGCCGTATGGCAGTTCTTCTTGTCCTCGACCGTGCTGACAAGGCGCTGAAAAAAGCGAAGAAGCTGATCAAGAAAATCAAGGACGCGTAA
- a CDS encoding YajQ family cyclic di-GMP-binding protein → MASEHSLDISAKIDLQAFKDAIAQAEKEAAGRYDFKGITYEINYREKEKQLILLASSDNKLDALKDIVIGRLVKRGLSSKVLEELKTEDASGGNRKATYKIVDAIEAKEAKKIVAEIKNMKTKATAQIEGDHIRVKSKQIDELQKIMAAIKAMEWEAPLVFDNFR, encoded by the coding sequence ATGGCATCCGAACACTCTCTTGATATTTCCGCCAAAATCGATCTTCAGGCATTTAAAGACGCTATCGCCCAAGCCGAGAAAGAGGCGGCGGGGCGGTACGATTTCAAAGGGATCACGTACGAAATCAACTACCGTGAAAAAGAGAAACAGCTCATCCTCCTCGCCTCCAGCGACAACAAACTCGACGCTCTCAAAGACATCGTCATCGGCCGTCTGGTCAAGCGGGGTCTTTCTTCCAAGGTGCTCGAGGAACTCAAAACCGAAGACGCCAGCGGGGGGAACCGCAAAGCGACCTACAAGATCGTCGACGCGATCGAAGCCAAAGAGGCCAAAAAGATCGTCGCCGAAATAAAAAATATGAAAACCAAAGCGACCGCCCAGATCGAAGGGGATCACATCCGCGTCAAATCCAAACAGATCGACGAACTCCAGAAAATCATGGCGGCGATCAAGGCGATGGAGTGGGAAGCGCCGCTCGTGTTCGACAACTTCCGCTAA
- a CDS encoding DNA-binding protein — protein MKKMTIAEAAEHFGVSKEAIHNRIRRGSLTCIVENGVKFVAVASAKAAHSETAIEADRYTRYIEQENERLRDKVDVLEKETTRLRDQREQMLIDERVKIEQIYKERDAQLRSVLHVVATKFLSHANADAVVEEAINADVVEVADEEWISLKAFLKLKRVKEKEKKKIKNRFETAVEADERLTLREGKVFLNPSRYDYSDLL, from the coding sequence ATGAAAAAAATGACGATTGCCGAAGCGGCGGAACATTTCGGGGTCTCCAAAGAGGCGATCCATAACCGTATCCGGCGCGGAAGCCTTACGTGCATCGTCGAAAACGGCGTCAAGTTCGTCGCCGTCGCTTCGGCCAAAGCGGCGCATTCGGAAACGGCGATCGAAGCCGACCGCTATACCCGCTACATCGAACAGGAGAACGAACGGCTGCGCGACAAGGTGGACGTTCTCGAAAAAGAGACGACGCGACTGCGCGACCAGCGCGAGCAGATGCTGATCGACGAACGGGTCAAAATCGAACAGATCTATAAAGAGCGCGATGCTCAGCTGCGCAGCGTACTGCACGTCGTGGCGACCAAATTTCTCTCCCACGCCAATGCCGACGCGGTCGTTGAAGAGGCGATCAATGCCGATGTGGTCGAGGTCGCGGATGAGGAATGGATCTCCCTCAAGGCGTTTTTGAAGCTCAAGCGGGTCAAAGAGAAAGAAAAAAAGAAGATCAAAAACCGCTTCGAAACGGCGGTCGAGGCGGATGAGAGGCTCACGCTGCGGGAAGGGAAAGTGTTTTTGAACCCTTCGCGCTACGATTACTCCGACCTCCTCTAA
- a CDS encoding succinate dehydrogenase/fumarate reductase iron-sulfur subunit, translated as MEIKILRSGNGEYQTYNVELEGATLLSLLNHIKTKIDPTLTYSHGCRSGVCGSCAVRVGGREVLMCEYKPSGGECIEPIRNARVIRDLVVEGSMVEKCNRAAHASGEKMDGSALSAGEMERITVQSDCILCASCYSACPVYAVNPDFLGPFALTRVWRYVNDPREREVSAKMAAVQANGIWDCTLCGECVPVCPQGIAPKQDIMMLRTKASMMGYQDPHAAAAFGGGLDFGGPMF; from the coding sequence ATGGAAATTAAAATTTTACGCAGCGGTAACGGCGAGTATCAGACGTATAACGTCGAGTTAGAAGGGGCGACGCTCCTTTCGCTCCTCAATCATATCAAAACGAAGATCGATCCGACCCTCACCTATTCCCACGGCTGCCGCAGCGGGGTGTGCGGAAGCTGTGCGGTTCGCGTCGGGGGACGTGAGGTGCTGATGTGCGAATACAAACCTTCGGGAGGGGAGTGTATCGAGCCGATCCGCAACGCCCGGGTAATTCGCGACCTCGTCGTCGAGGGATCGATGGTGGAGAAATGCAACCGTGCCGCCCACGCATCGGGCGAAAAGATGGACGGATCGGCGCTCAGCGCCGGGGAAATGGAGCGGATCACGGTTCAGAGCGACTGCATTTTGTGCGCATCGTGTTACAGCGCCTGTCCGGTTTATGCGGTGAACCCCGACTTTTTGGGCCCTTTCGCCCTTACTAGGGTATGGCGCTACGTCAACGACCCGCGTGAGCGGGAGGTTTCGGCCAAGATGGCCGCGGTTCAGGCCAACGGGATCTGGGATTGTACCCTCTGCGGTGAATGCGTCCCCGTATGCCCGCAGGGGATCGCTCCCAAACAGGACATCATGATGCTGCGCACCAAAGCCTCCATGATGGGGTATCAAGACCCTCATGCCGCTGCCGCTTTCGGCGGCGGACTCGATTTCGGCGGACCGATGTTTTAG
- a CDS encoding AEC family transporter encodes MQTLFSILGIYLFIAVGFGAKWAFKEKIDDRTITLISVYFLQIFLTFWGLLKRPIDTALLAAPTLYLGITLLSLILMIPLARMVFADTKERSIATVAALIGNTGNLGVPLGIALFGEESVPYTTLINLVNVFVVYTIGVFYYSRGEFSVRGSLLNILKLPVLWAASFAIILNLVGYTPSPAIDKTLMMGAYASMTMQLVLFGIYLYGIKLAEINLRLSAWVTSAKFLLIPLLTFGILQYVEMEPMVKGILFLELLVPLAVANVNLASLYNCAPRTVTAQVFLTSAAFLGIALALPAILKTF; translated from the coding sequence ATGCAAACGTTGTTCTCGATCCTCGGCATCTATCTGTTCATCGCCGTCGGTTTCGGTGCGAAATGGGCGTTCAAAGAGAAAATCGACGATCGGACGATCACGCTCATAAGCGTTTATTTTCTGCAAATATTTCTCACCTTCTGGGGATTGCTCAAGCGCCCCATCGATACGGCCCTGCTCGCCGCCCCGACGCTGTATCTGGGTATCACTCTATTGTCGCTGATACTGATGATTCCGCTCGCGCGGATGGTGTTTGCCGACACCAAAGAGCGCTCCATCGCCACCGTCGCCGCCCTGATCGGCAACACGGGGAACCTAGGGGTTCCGCTGGGGATCGCCCTATTCGGCGAAGAGAGCGTCCCCTATACCACGCTTATCAACCTTGTCAACGTCTTCGTCGTTTATACGATCGGCGTTTTTTATTATTCGCGCGGTGAATTCAGCGTAAGGGGTTCACTCCTCAACATCCTCAAGCTTCCGGTGTTATGGGCGGCCTCTTTTGCGATCATCCTCAACCTTGTCGGGTACACCCCAAGCCCTGCAATCGATAAAACGCTGATGATGGGAGCCTACGCCTCGATGACGATGCAGCTGGTGCTCTTTGGAATCTACCTCTACGGAATCAAGCTTGCCGAAATCAACCTGCGGCTGAGCGCATGGGTCACAAGCGCCAAATTTCTGTTGATACCGCTGCTGACGTTCGGGATATTGCAGTACGTGGAGATGGAACCGATGGTCAAGGGGATTTTGTTTCTGGAGCTGCTCGTTCCGCTCGCGGTGGCGAACGTCAATCTCGCGTCGCTCTATAACTGTGCGCCGCGCACCGTCACGGCACAGGTATTTCTGACGTCGGCCGCGTTTTTGGGAATCGCGCTGGCATTGCCCGCTATTTTGAAAACGTTCTGA
- a CDS encoding DUF309 domain-containing protein — translation MAQTSEGITQAFGAFALALAQGRYYEAHEELEILWYPRRFEDDDEIRFWKGCINAAVSFELIKRGRPFPSRKAWGTYLKYRGCLERLVTPRKELYVRITQTIDQHRSFMMSEFLKAMEFRHACKRFDTQKKIPSEQFDSILEVARLSPSSFGMEPWRLIVVRNPSLRKALKPSCWNQSQIVEASELVIFTTDDDSVRSGTPYVRKMFNRRGLDEEAVNTYMNVYKNYLEPIECDEALLRNWTAKQCYIACANMMTYAATLGIDSCPIEGFDREEIEAILDLDEGRSVALICAFGYRVNPQGEHKRLDPGQIVEYR, via the coding sequence TTGGCGCAAACATCTGAGGGTATAACGCAGGCGTTTGGGGCGTTTGCCCTTGCCCTTGCCCAGGGGCGGTATTATGAAGCCCACGAGGAGCTCGAGATATTGTGGTATCCCCGCCGCTTCGAAGACGATGACGAGATACGTTTCTGGAAAGGGTGTATCAACGCCGCGGTCAGTTTCGAGCTGATCAAGCGGGGGCGCCCCTTCCCCTCGCGCAAAGCGTGGGGGACGTACCTCAAATACCGGGGGTGTCTTGAGCGCCTTGTTACCCCCCGTAAAGAACTCTACGTTAGAATTACGCAAACCATAGACCAACACCGGAGCTTCATGATGTCCGAATTTTTAAAAGCGATGGAATTCCGTCACGCCTGCAAGCGTTTCGATACCCAAAAAAAGATCCCCTCCGAGCAGTTTGATTCGATCCTCGAAGTGGCCCGCCTCTCCCCCTCGTCTTTCGGGATGGAGCCGTGGCGGCTGATCGTGGTGCGCAACCCTTCGTTGCGCAAGGCGCTCAAGCCCTCGTGCTGGAACCAAAGCCAGATCGTCGAGGCGAGTGAACTGGTTATTTTCACGACCGATGATGATTCGGTGCGCAGCGGGACTCCTTATGTCCGTAAAATGTTCAACCGCCGCGGACTCGACGAAGAGGCGGTGAATACCTACATGAACGTCTACAAAAACTACCTGGAGCCGATCGAATGCGACGAAGCGCTGCTGCGTAACTGGACCGCCAAGCAGTGCTATATCGCCTGCGCCAACATGATGACCTATGCGGCGACCCTGGGGATCGACAGCTGTCCGATCGAGGGATTCGACCGCGAAGAGATCGAAGCGATACTCGACCTTGATGAAGGGCGCAGCGTGGCGCTCATCTGCGCGTTCGGCTATCGGGTGAACCCGCAGGGCGAGCACAAACGGCTTGATCCGGGACAGATCGTCGAATACCGTTAA
- a CDS encoding D-2-hydroxyacid dehydrogenase — translation MKIVILDALTYGDTSLEAFNALGDVTVHLTTTAEEIFDRVREAEVIVTNKVVINDAVMEAAPSLRLICVAATGTNNIDHEAAERRGIAVKNVAGYSTDAVVQHTFSMLFYLMGQSRYYDDYVKRGDWQREKVFAHIGPSFSELRGKQWGIIGLGEIGRGVARVASAFGANVRYYSTSGKNENGEYERITFSRLIEQSDVISIHAPLNAQTQNLISHSELLQMKDGAVLLNLGRGGIVDEEALSVIIDVKPIFVGLDVLAQEPMKTPHPLLGVGHPERLYITPHIAWTSREARERLIAATAENIRTFSK, via the coding sequence ATGAAGATCGTAATACTCGATGCGCTAACGTACGGTGATACGTCGTTAGAGGCTTTTAACGCGCTCGGAGACGTCACCGTCCACCTGACGACGACGGCGGAGGAGATTTTTGACCGGGTCCGCGAGGCCGAGGTGATCGTGACGAATAAGGTCGTCATCAATGACGCCGTGATGGAGGCCGCACCGTCGCTCAGGCTCATCTGCGTCGCCGCGACGGGGACGAACAACATCGACCACGAGGCCGCCGAACGGCGCGGGATTGCCGTCAAAAACGTCGCGGGGTATTCGACCGATGCGGTGGTGCAGCATACCTTTTCGATGCTCTTTTACCTGATGGGTCAGAGCCGCTATTACGACGACTACGTCAAACGGGGTGACTGGCAGCGTGAAAAGGTGTTTGCCCATATCGGTCCTTCATTCAGCGAATTGCGGGGCAAACAATGGGGTATCATCGGGCTGGGAGAGATCGGTCGCGGGGTTGCGCGGGTCGCAAGTGCGTTCGGCGCTAACGTCCGTTATTACTCCACGTCGGGGAAAAACGAGAACGGTGAGTATGAGAGAATAACGTTCTCGCGTCTCATCGAGCAAAGCGACGTCATCTCGATCCACGCACCGCTCAATGCCCAAACACAGAACCTTATCTCCCACTCCGAACTGCTCCAGATGAAAGACGGTGCGGTGCTCCTCAATCTTGGCCGGGGCGGAATCGTCGACGAAGAGGCCCTTTCGGTCATCATCGACGTCAAGCCCATTTTTGTCGGACTGGACGTTCTGGCCCAGGAGCCGATGAAAACGCCCCATCCGCTTCTGGGCGTCGGGCATCCTGAACGCCTCTACATCACTCCCCATATCGCCTGGACCTCGAGAGAGGCACGGGAACGTCTCATCGCGGCGACGGCCGAAAACATCAGAACGTTTTCAAAATAG
- a CDS encoding FAD-dependent oxidoreductase yields the protein MAKVLIIGSGGAGLVSALSARETGAEVVVASKTLPTRSQTSMAQGGMNAVLAADDSVAAHIDDTLRSSAGLGDEARIAMLCEKAPDAVRWCNALGLPFSRDEAGEIARRRLGGASAPRACYAQDYTGLKLLHTLFDRCLDAGVDFQNGRFLLNLIVDPETNRALGATFLDIESGEVEEIRADAVILATGGYGAIYGKHSTNAVQSTGDGLAAAVRAGARLADMEFIQFHPTALKNSSILISESARGAGGYLVDAQGDRFTDELAPRDVVARAIHDEIGKSGAVYLDIRHLGEAFIDHELPQERKLAQIYEGTDPVRELIPIKPAAHYSMGGIEVDARCMTSVQGLFAVGECANHKTHGANRLGGNSLLELVVFGRECGKNAAEFGAKHPAPSLENPQYAKDLNFVRGVMYFTNQIDFYQKQEMLANIFYNNVGLIRDDMGLKAVLGAIRQMQKELPFMGPRDKSRECNTNLVEFIEFGNKLELSEIIVVSAISRVESRGAHYRSDAPARNDSMFGAHTIAWKEDGVLCADFMK from the coding sequence ATGGCGAAAGTATTGATAATCGGCAGCGGAGGGGCGGGGCTGGTGAGCGCTTTGTCGGCCCGCGAAACGGGTGCAGAGGTCGTGGTTGCGTCCAAAACCCTCCCGACCCGTTCCCAGACATCGATGGCGCAGGGGGGGATGAATGCGGTGCTCGCCGCCGACGACAGCGTCGCGGCCCATATCGACGATACCCTCCGCTCTTCGGCGGGCTTGGGGGACGAAGCGCGGATCGCGATGCTCTGTGAAAAAGCCCCCGACGCGGTGCGGTGGTGCAACGCGCTGGGGCTCCCTTTCAGCCGTGACGAGGCCGGAGAGATCGCCCGCCGCCGCCTGGGAGGGGCCAGCGCGCCGCGGGCGTGTTACGCGCAGGACTACACCGGGCTCAAACTGCTGCACACATTGTTCGACCGGTGTCTGGATGCGGGGGTGGACTTTCAAAACGGGCGGTTTTTGCTCAACCTGATCGTCGATCCCGAAACGAACCGTGCGCTGGGGGCGACGTTTCTCGATATCGAAAGCGGTGAGGTCGAAGAGATCCGCGCCGACGCGGTGATCCTTGCGACGGGGGGGTACGGTGCGATTTACGGCAAGCATTCGACCAATGCCGTCCAATCAACCGGCGACGGTCTGGCCGCGGCGGTCCGTGCGGGGGCGCGGCTGGCCGACATGGAGTTCATCCAGTTTCATCCGACGGCGCTTAAAAACTCCTCGATCCTCATCTCCGAGAGCGCGCGCGGAGCGGGAGGATACCTTGTGGATGCGCAGGGAGATCGTTTCACCGATGAGCTGGCTCCCCGCGATGTCGTCGCCCGGGCCATCCATGACGAAATCGGCAAAAGCGGCGCGGTTTACCTCGACATCCGCCATCTGGGGGAGGCGTTTATCGATCACGAGCTCCCGCAGGAACGCAAACTGGCCCAAATCTACGAAGGGACCGATCCGGTGCGCGAGCTGATCCCCATCAAGCCCGCCGCCCATTACAGCATGGGGGGGATTGAAGTCGATGCACGTTGCATGACGTCGGTGCAGGGGCTGTTCGCGGTCGGCGAGTGCGCCAACCACAAAACGCACGGAGCGAATCGCCTGGGGGGAAATTCGCTCCTCGAACTCGTCGTTTTCGGGCGTGAATGCGGCAAAAACGCGGCGGAATTCGGGGCGAAACACCCCGCCCCATCCCTCGAAAACCCGCAGTATGCAAAGGATCTCAATTTCGTCCGCGGCGTCATGTATTTCACCAACCAGATCGACTTCTACCAGAAACAGGAGATGCTTGCCAACATCTTCTATAACAACGTAGGGCTGATACGCGACGATATGGGGCTCAAGGCGGTTCTCGGGGCTATCCGGCAGATGCAGAAGGAGCTTCCGTTCATGGGACCGCGCGACAAGTCCCGGGAGTGCAATACGAATCTCGTAGAGTTCATCGAATTCGGGAACAAGCTTGAACTCTCCGAAATCATCGTCGTCAGCGCGATCAGCCGCGTCGAGAGCCGCGGGGCCCACTACCGCAGCGACGCCCCTGCGCGAAACGATTCGATGTTCGGGGCCCATACGATCGCGTGGAAGGAGGACGGAGTCTTATGCGCCGATTTCATGAAATGA
- a CDS encoding helicase-related protein, protein MAKKKKKMIKLNQAIRRFFGDEGFDEGIERVPSETLIALAHTLGVFDGTTDKAGLIKTFRRIWSEGESDNRALIVEFFHHEGKIYPNPKPKEKPHEREEKIDEFLDAFDISADERRELHAAFIDVRTRKITPEKIAAKLEHLRYVGKRETLEKALDGKLGYDDRLEFYAPIVYTLGNERFTKIQVLKTPPLNERRLHEEDIDTLTAEIALLKQTLTSQKQEQTDRFTATLDPHRYLSPGEIVSALKSAPPTASESDVPLPLSVLKRLLGETANLSEHGDDLLIETTHTIELPHTSQTIEYTAHHTLDLSRITQAVWKQEDIGIETMIAETLEEEKRLFFAELELLVSECRERSRLLALEEERLHALVMETLLPFLSGTLHISAKTSRRVLFAFDQKIAGELLRRQRQELLARTVRDFKNLFPLARSLRRKLILHIGPTNSGKTYGAFEHLRKAGTGYYLAPLRLLALEGYETLKEHGVAVSLITGEEQLIDEDATHISSTIEMLGFETEADVCVIDEVQMIGDRDRGWAWANAIIGAPAKTVIMTGSPNAREAVVALAEYLNEPLEIVEFERKNPLELLRTPTPIDAIEEGTALIAFTRANALRLKQQLSKTYRTSVIYGNLSPEVRREEARRFREGETQILVATDAISMGLNLPIKTLLFSKADKFDGQNQRFLTPGEVQQIAGRAGRYGITEKGYVGALSADVLKKIAPLFNAQPEPIRIPFNVMANFDHVMLVSNILEERSLSAIIAFFVDNMKFEGPFRAANLESMQEASAIVDRFDLDMRTKYTLATAPLSTSSPLVMASFERYVRALEQKKPIAYIPPRHLGSHALTMEELQEAEDRIKEISLYLWLSYRLGEYFIDAEKARAFRGELNRFIENSLQQSHFVPRCKMCSKPLPPQSEFSICQSCFNKLNRSKQGVREGARAPLREGTAKKRPYR, encoded by the coding sequence ATGGCAAAGAAAAAGAAAAAAATGATCAAACTCAACCAGGCGATCCGCCGTTTTTTCGGTGATGAAGGATTTGACGAGGGGATCGAACGGGTCCCTTCCGAAACGCTGATCGCGCTGGCCCATACGCTTGGGGTCTTCGACGGTACCACCGACAAAGCGGGGCTCATCAAAACGTTCCGGCGGATCTGGTCGGAAGGGGAGAGCGACAACCGCGCCCTCATCGTCGAGTTTTTCCATCACGAAGGGAAAATCTACCCGAATCCCAAACCCAAGGAAAAACCTCACGAACGCGAAGAGAAGATCGACGAGTTCCTCGACGCCTTCGACATCTCCGCCGACGAGCGGCGGGAACTGCACGCCGCGTTTATCGACGTCCGAACCCGCAAAATCACCCCCGAGAAAATCGCCGCCAAACTCGAGCACCTCCGCTACGTCGGCAAACGCGAAACGCTCGAAAAAGCGCTCGACGGGAAACTCGGTTACGACGACCGGCTGGAGTTTTACGCCCCGATCGTCTACACCCTGGGAAATGAGCGTTTTACCAAAATACAGGTTCTCAAAACCCCTCCGCTCAACGAACGGCGCCTACATGAGGAAGATATCGACACCCTCACCGCGGAGATCGCCCTTCTCAAACAAACCCTTACATCACAAAAACAGGAACAAACCGACCGTTTTACGGCGACCCTCGATCCCCATCGCTACCTAAGCCCCGGCGAGATCGTTTCGGCACTCAAAAGCGCGCCGCCCACCGCCTCGGAAAGCGATGTTCCCCTCCCTTTGAGCGTCCTCAAACGCCTTCTGGGCGAAACCGCGAACCTCAGCGAACACGGCGACGATCTGCTGATCGAAACGACCCACACGATCGAACTCCCCCACACGTCCCAAACGATCGAGTACACCGCTCATCACACCCTCGATCTCTCCCGCATCACCCAAGCGGTCTGGAAACAAGAGGATATCGGCATCGAAACAATGATCGCCGAAACGCTCGAAGAGGAAAAACGGCTCTTCTTCGCCGAACTGGAGCTGCTCGTCTCGGAGTGCCGCGAGCGCTCGCGTCTGCTGGCACTGGAGGAAGAGCGGCTCCATGCCCTCGTGATGGAAACGCTCCTCCCGTTTTTGAGCGGAACCCTTCACATCAGTGCCAAGACCTCCCGCCGCGTCCTTTTCGCGTTCGACCAAAAAATTGCCGGCGAGCTGTTGCGCCGACAGCGCCAGGAACTTCTCGCCCGGACCGTACGCGACTTTAAAAACCTTTTTCCCCTCGCCCGTTCGCTACGCCGTAAGCTGATCCTTCACATCGGCCCCACCAACAGCGGCAAGACCTACGGCGCATTCGAACATCTGCGCAAAGCGGGGACGGGATATTATCTCGCCCCGTTGCGGCTCCTCGCCCTGGAAGGGTACGAAACGCTTAAAGAACACGGCGTCGCAGTCTCCCTCATCACCGGGGAAGAGCAGCTGATCGACGAAGACGCCACCCACATCAGTTCAACGATCGAAATGCTCGGATTCGAGACCGAAGCCGACGTCTGTGTCATCGACGAAGTCCAGATGATCGGAGACCGCGACCGGGGATGGGCCTGGGCAAACGCCATCATCGGCGCACCCGCCAAGACGGTGATCATGACGGGGTCTCCGAACGCGCGTGAAGCGGTCGTGGCACTCGCCGAATACCTGAATGAGCCGCTCGAAATCGTCGAATTCGAACGCAAAAACCCCCTCGAGCTCCTCCGCACCCCCACCCCGATCGACGCGATCGAAGAGGGTACGGCCCTCATCGCCTTCACCCGTGCCAACGCGCTGCGGCTCAAACAGCAGCTTTCCAAAACGTACCGCACCAGCGTCATCTACGGCAACCTGAGTCCCGAAGTGCGCCGGGAAGAAGCCCGCCGGTTCCGCGAAGGGGAGACGCAGATCCTCGTCGCGACCGACGCCATCAGCATGGGGCTCAACCTCCCGATCAAAACGCTGCTGTTTTCCAAAGCCGACAAATTCGACGGCCAGAACCAGCGCTTCCTCACCCCCGGCGAAGTGCAGCAGATCGCCGGGCGGGCGGGGCGCTACGGCATCACCGAAAAAGGGTACGTCGGGGCGCTCAGCGCCGACGTCCTCAAAAAAATCGCCCCCCTTTTCAACGCCCAGCCCGAGCCGATCCGCATCCCGTTTAACGTCATGGCCAATTTCGACCACGTCATGCTCGTCTCGAACATCCTCGAAGAGCGCTCCCTCTCCGCCATCATCGCATTTTTCGTCGACAACATGAAGTTCGAAGGCCCCTTCCGTGCCGCCAACCTCGAGTCGATGCAGGAAGCCTCGGCCATCGTTGACCGTTTCGATCTGGACATGCGGACCAAATACACCCTCGCAACCGCCCCGCTCTCGACCTCCTCCCCGCTGGTGATGGCCTCTTTCGAACGCTACGTCCGCGCACTGGAGCAGAAAAAACCGATCGCCTACATCCCTCCGCGCCATCTGGGAAGCCATGCGCTGACAATGGAAGAGCTGCAGGAAGCCGAAGACCGGATCAAAGAGATCAGCCTTTACCTCTGGCTTTCCTATCGGCTCGGGGAGTATTTCATCGACGCCGAAAAAGCCCGCGCGTTCCGGGGTGAACTCAACCGCTTTATCGAGAATTCGCTCCAGCAAAGCCATTTCGTCCCACGCTGCAAAATGTGCTCCAAACCGCTGCCGCCGCAGAGCGAATTCAGTATCTGCCAAAGCTGTTTCAACAAACTAAACCGTTCCAAACAAGGGGTGAGAGAAGGCGCAAGAGCGCCGCTTCGGGAGGGGACGGCGAAAAAACGGCCGTACCGTTAA